One genomic region from Anabaena sp. PCC 7108 encodes:
- a CDS encoding anti-sigma regulatory factor: MITISLRPVGRSWGTISFASTLYLCPILDLLLAEVPAKLQAELRLGLQEALVNAAKHGNNLDPGKLVVVRFSLIDNQYWWIISDQGSGFTPLPDFDSDPTDYLPPDEAESGRGMSLLHQIFDQVEWNRKGTELRLCKQLETRRLLSLRR, translated from the coding sequence GTGATTACCATTTCTCTTCGTCCAGTTGGACGTTCTTGGGGTACTATTAGTTTTGCCTCGACTCTTTATCTTTGTCCCATATTAGATTTACTATTGGCAGAAGTTCCCGCCAAATTACAAGCAGAGTTGCGCCTAGGACTTCAAGAAGCCCTAGTAAACGCAGCTAAACATGGAAATAATCTTGATCCCGGTAAATTAGTAGTAGTGCGTTTTTCCTTGATAGATAATCAATATTGGTGGATCATTTCCGACCAAGGTAGTGGATTCACACCTTTACCTGATTTCGATAGCGATCCCACGGACTATTTACCACCAGATGAAGCCGAAAGTGGTCGCGGAATGTCTCTTCTTCATCAGATTTTTGATCAGGTAGAATGGAACCGCAAAGGAACAGAATTAAGGCTTTGTAAGCAATTAGAAACCCGTCGTTTACTATCTTTACGGAGGTGA
- a CDS encoding response regulator, translated as MSSEFPRTGKILVVDDSADNIFLVKTILETEGYIISSAENGAEAMAKLQASPCDLVLLDLMMPEMDGYEVTKCIRTQMNLQQYIPILLITAHDTPNVAQGLDLGADDFIRKPVTVDELLARVRSLLRLKYSIDERDEIARQRQDFVSRLTHDLRTPLVAADRMLNLLKQGALGELSPPMEEVMTIMARSNINLLTMVNTLLEVYRFEAGRKTLTFQPVNLSQLLTEISGELAPLAVEKALSINLQLSDNLTTKTIIGDRLELHRLFTNLIGNAIKFTDSGSVTISLKCQYHPEKRYQFINIIEVADTGSGIPSEEQADLFERFRQGNHNRSGSGLGLYLARRIVEAHQGFIDVKSELGQGSVFIVHLPITS; from the coding sequence ATGAGTTCAGAATTTCCTCGCACAGGCAAAATACTGGTTGTAGACGACTCAGCTGATAACATATTTCTTGTTAAAACCATCTTAGAAACAGAAGGCTATATAATTAGTAGTGCTGAAAATGGTGCTGAAGCAATGGCAAAACTTCAAGCATCTCCCTGTGATTTGGTGTTACTGGATTTAATGATGCCAGAAATGGATGGCTATGAAGTCACCAAATGCATTCGCACCCAAATGAATTTGCAGCAATATATCCCCATATTACTAATTACTGCCCACGATACCCCTAACGTCGCCCAAGGATTAGATTTAGGTGCTGATGACTTTATCCGCAAACCCGTAACAGTGGATGAATTATTGGCGAGAGTGCGATCGCTTTTACGACTCAAATACAGTATAGATGAACGTGATGAAATTGCTCGTCAGCGCCAAGATTTTGTTTCTCGTCTCACCCATGACTTACGCACTCCATTAGTAGCTGCAGATCGGATGTTAAACCTATTAAAGCAAGGTGCTTTAGGAGAGTTATCACCGCCAATGGAAGAAGTCATGACTATCATGGCGCGTAGTAATATCAACCTCCTAACTATGGTGAATACTTTATTAGAAGTTTATCGCTTTGAAGCAGGGCGCAAAACTCTCACATTTCAACCAGTTAATCTCAGCCAGTTACTTACAGAGATATCTGGAGAATTAGCCCCTCTAGCGGTAGAAAAAGCACTATCCATAAATCTGCAACTCTCTGATAACTTAACCACAAAAACTATCATCGGTGATCGCTTAGAATTACATCGCTTATTTACAAACCTGATAGGTAATGCTATCAAATTTACAGATTCTGGTTCAGTTACTATTAGCCTCAAGTGTCAATATCACCCAGAAAAAAGATACCAATTTATAAATATTATTGAAGTAGCTGATACAGGTTCTGGTATTCCTTCTGAAGAACAAGCTGACTTATTTGAACGATTTCGTCAAGGTAATCACAACCGTTCTGGTAGTGGATTAGGACTGTACCTTGCCCGTCGTATTGTAGAAGCACATCAAGGTTTTATTGATGTAAAATCTGAATTAGGTCAAGGTAGTGTTTTCATTGTTCATTTACCCATAACATCTTGA
- a CDS encoding CsbD family protein has protein sequence MEDVKSNVNLSGRAKAVSKNIEGKTQAAAGNITGDLKDQVVGKAKQAESQVRNTVEDVKAKVQDIFN, from the coding sequence ATGGAAGATGTGAAAAGCAATGTTAATTTATCAGGAAGAGCAAAGGCAGTCTCTAAGAATATTGAAGGCAAAACTCAAGCAGCAGCCGGCAATATTACAGGTGATCTGAAAGACCAAGTTGTAGGCAAAGCTAAACAAGCAGAAAGCCAAGTTCGTAACACAGTGGAAGATGTGAAAGCTAAGGTTCAAGATATCTTCAATTAA
- a CDS encoding radical SAM protein, with amino-acid sequence MVKPRYEGYGEETPTKFVCEKFGDTNVYAQNAKSLLTKASGFIAAYDFTLNPYRGCQYGCSYCYAAAFSPNTKMRQDWGKWVIFKENAAEVLEKELEKWYKKNPNQPPSIYMSSVTDPYQPLESKHQLTRRLLEIMLDVRDNGYRTPTLVIQTRSPIITRDIDYLQRFQRLRINMSIPTGSEAVRRDFEPRSPSIKARLNAITKIRQSIDAFKGFIPKLSITITPLLPTLAIDEDAFIKKLAIADRVVIQDFHPNNNRSLVAGTRQEAEEIKQKYSWWYNYEQLSYQRFQKKLVSQLPGVEIKEGKDGFGYE; translated from the coding sequence ATGGTGAAACCACGGTATGAAGGTTATGGCGAAGAAACTCCTACAAAATTTGTGTGTGAAAAATTTGGAGATACCAATGTTTACGCCCAAAATGCTAAATCACTGCTAACAAAAGCGTCTGGGTTTATTGCTGCTTATGATTTTACCCTCAATCCTTATCGGGGTTGTCAATATGGATGTAGTTATTGCTATGCTGCTGCATTTAGCCCTAATACTAAGATGCGTCAAGATTGGGGTAAATGGGTAATTTTTAAAGAAAATGCGGCGGAAGTTTTAGAAAAAGAATTAGAAAAATGGTATAAGAAAAATCCCAATCAACCTCCTAGTATTTACATGAGTAGTGTAACAGATCCTTATCAACCTTTGGAGTCTAAACATCAATTAACTCGCAGGTTATTAGAGATAATGCTTGATGTCAGAGATAACGGTTATCGAACTCCAACTTTGGTAATTCAAACTCGTAGTCCTATTATTACTAGAGATATTGATTATTTACAAAGGTTTCAACGTCTACGAATTAATATGAGCATTCCGACTGGTAGCGAAGCTGTGAGAAGAGATTTTGAGCCACGTTCTCCTAGTATTAAAGCCAGACTAAATGCTATTACTAAAATCAGACAAAGTATTGATGCTTTTAAAGGCTTTATTCCTAAACTTTCTATTACAATTACACCGCTATTACCAACTTTAGCAATTGATGAGGATGCGTTTATTAAGAAATTAGCTATTGCAGATAGAGTGGTAATTCAAGATTTTCACCCCAACAATAATCGTTCTCTTGTCGCAGGAACTCGTCAAGAAGCTGAAGAAATTAAACAAAAATATTCTTGGTGGTATAATTATGAACAATTAAGTTATCAAAGATTTCAAAAAAAGTTAGTCTCTCAGCTTCCAGGCGTAGAAATTAAAGAAGGAAAAGACGGGTTTGGTTATGAGTAA
- a CDS encoding CsbD family protein encodes MSLENRIKATAKNIEGKVQEVVGNVTGDPEDQAEGQAKQVEASGIHVVENVKDQVKKIID; translated from the coding sequence ATGAGCTTAGAAAATCGGATTAAAGCAACTGCCAAAAATATTGAAGGCAAAGTTCAAGAAGTTGTAGGCAATGTTACGGGAGATCCCGAAGATCAAGCTGAAGGTCAGGCCAAACAAGTCGAAGCAAGTGGTATTCACGTTGTTGAAAATGTGAAAGATCAAGTCAAAAAAATTATTGACTAA
- a CDS encoding DUF4351 domain-containing protein — protein sequence MRWLLGVESPQIKVLKTELTLEPIRADSVTFLQTANQILHIEFQTLPKSKTPLNFRMLDYSVRLKRQYKCPVTQVLIFLQETDNEVAFTEEYRDHTTIHKFEIVRLWEQDSTIFLGNSALLPLAILTRTDSPQSLLSQVAEKLATLPNREQQQNIAGCVEVLAGLRFEKDLVRQFLREDIMKESVIYQDIVQKEALKMINRQIKKRFGDVNDSLMTKIRDLSADDLEDLGEALFDFSEVGDLVTWLNTKVSN from the coding sequence GTGCGTTGGTTGCTGGGGGTAGAATCGCCACAAATTAAAGTATTGAAAACAGAATTAACACTTGAACCTATTCGTGCTGATTCTGTAACGTTTCTGCAAACAGCTAACCAAATTCTGCATATTGAATTTCAGACTTTACCCAAATCTAAAACTCCCCTGAATTTCCGAATGCTTGATTATTCTGTCAGGTTAAAGCGTCAATATAAATGTCCTGTAACTCAGGTGTTAATATTCTTGCAAGAAACTGATAACGAAGTAGCTTTTACTGAAGAATATCGAGATCATACCACTATTCACAAATTTGAGATTGTGCGTCTTTGGGAGCAAGATTCAACAATATTTTTAGGTAATTCAGCATTGTTACCTTTAGCAATTTTAACCCGAACTGACTCACCGCAAAGTTTATTATCCCAAGTAGCTGAAAAACTCGCTACACTTCCAAATAGGGAACAGCAACAAAATATCGCTGGTTGTGTAGAAGTTCTTGCAGGTTTGCGGTTTGAAAAAGATTTGGTTCGTCAATTTCTACGGGAGGACATTATGAAAGAGTCAGTAATTTATCAAGATATCGTTCAAAAAGAAGCATTGAAAATGATTAATCGTCAAATAAAAAAACGTTTTGGTGATGTTAATGATTCATTAATGACAAAAATTAGAGATTTATCTGCTGACGATTTAGAAGATTTGGGAGAAGCATTATTTGATTTTTCGGAAGTTGGTGATTTAGTAACTTGGTTAAACACAAAAGTGAGTAATTAA
- a CDS encoding urease accessory protein UreD, producing MIANSPIDKNWHGKLNLVYAKRQDSTQLIYNHHQAPFKVQRPFYPEGQEVCHSVILHTAGGIVGSDRLSSEIHLEKNSQALITTAAAGKVYRSNGLPARQTVEVEIDANACLEYLPQETILFNGAVYRQDLKVKLDTNSSFIGWEITRLGRSARGEKFLEGEMRSHTEIWQNGIPQWIDRQILPGSEAVFHSPHGLGGYPVVGSLVWVGSPVSTEIIEKARSLVTQNNLTGVSRLQNGFLCRYRGNSTSEVRSWFTNVWQMLRVSLLNRGNCIPRVWQI from the coding sequence ATGATTGCTAACAGTCCAATAGACAAAAATTGGCATGGAAAACTTAACTTAGTTTATGCTAAACGCCAAGATTCCACCCAGTTAATTTACAATCACCATCAAGCGCCATTTAAGGTACAACGCCCCTTTTACCCAGAAGGACAAGAAGTTTGCCATAGCGTTATTTTACACACTGCTGGGGGCATTGTGGGGAGCGATCGCTTGTCTTCGGAAATTCACCTCGAAAAAAATTCCCAAGCATTAATCACCACAGCCGCAGCAGGTAAGGTATATCGCAGTAACGGCTTACCAGCAAGACAAACTGTAGAAGTTGAAATAGATGCTAATGCTTGTTTAGAATATTTACCTCAAGAGACGATTTTATTCAACGGTGCTGTTTATCGGCAGGATTTAAAAGTAAAATTAGATACCAATTCTAGCTTTATCGGCTGGGAAATTACACGGTTAGGAAGGAGTGCGAGGGGAGAAAAGTTTTTAGAAGGAGAAATGCGATCGCACACCGAAATCTGGCAAAATGGTATTCCGCAATGGATTGATAGGCAAATTTTGCCCGGTAGCGAAGCAGTTTTTCACAGTCCCCACGGTTTAGGGGGATATCCTGTGGTTGGTAGTCTGGTTTGGGTAGGAAGTCCCGTTTCCACAGAAATTATTGAAAAAGCACGTTCTTTAGTTACTCAAAATAATTTAACTGGTGTGAGTCGTCTGCAAAATGGATTTTTGTGTCGATATCGTGGTAATTCTACATCTGAAGTGAGAAGTTGGTTTACAAATGTTTGGCAAATGTTACGAGTATCTTTGCTAAATCGTGGTAATTGTATTCCCAGAGTGTGGCAGATTTGA
- the ureA gene encoding urease subunit gamma, giving the protein MQLTPQEKDKLLIFTAALVAERRRNRGLKLNYPEAVAFISAAILEGARDGQTVAELMSYGTTLLTRDDVMEGIPEMIHDVQVEATFPDGTKLVTVHNPIR; this is encoded by the coding sequence ATGCAACTTACACCGCAAGAGAAGGATAAATTATTAATTTTCACGGCTGCTTTAGTCGCGGAAAGAAGAAGAAATAGAGGTTTGAAATTGAATTATCCTGAAGCAGTTGCTTTTATTTCTGCTGCTATTTTGGAAGGTGCGAGAGATGGACAAACGGTGGCAGAATTAATGAGTTATGGGACAACTTTATTAACACGAGATGATGTCATGGAAGGTATTCCAGAAATGATTCATGATGTGCAGGTAGAAGCCACTTTTCCTGATGGGACAAAGTTAGTTACTGTACATAATCCGATTCGTTAA
- the apcD gene encoding allophycocyanin subunit alpha-B, producing the protein MTVISQVILQADDELRYPSSGELKSIQEFLETGVQRTRIVTTLAENEKKIVQEATKKLWQKRPDFIAPGGNAYGEKQRALCIRDFGWYLRLITYGVLAGDKEPIEKIGLVGVREMYNSLGVPVPGMVEAITSLKQASLDLLSAEDALETAPYFDYIIQAMS; encoded by the coding sequence ATGACTGTAATTAGCCAAGTTATTCTCCAAGCCGATGACGAACTGCGCTACCCCAGTAGTGGCGAACTCAAGAGTATTCAAGAATTTTTGGAAACTGGTGTACAACGCACAAGAATTGTCACTACCCTCGCCGAAAATGAAAAAAAGATAGTTCAGGAAGCTACCAAAAAACTTTGGCAGAAGCGTCCTGACTTTATCGCCCCTGGTGGTAATGCTTACGGTGAAAAGCAACGTGCTTTGTGTATCCGTGATTTCGGTTGGTATTTGCGCCTGATTACCTACGGCGTACTTGCTGGCGATAAAGAACCAATTGAAAAAATTGGTTTAGTGGGCGTGCGGGAAATGTACAACTCTCTGGGCGTTCCTGTTCCTGGAATGGTTGAAGCTATCACTTCCCTCAAGCAAGCATCCTTGGATTTATTGAGTGCTGAAGATGCCCTCGAAACTGCACCTTACTTTGATTACATCATTCAAGCGATGTCCTGA
- the ureC gene encoding urease subunit alpha → MNYKMNRQAYSETYGPTVGDKIRLADTELFIEVEQDFTTYGDEVKFGGGKVIRDGMGQSPISNADGAVDLVITNALIFDWWGIVKADIGIKDGKIHKIGKAGNPYIQDNIDIIIGPGTEALAGEGMILTAGGIDSHIHFICPQQIEVAIASGITTMIGGGTGPATGTNATTCTPGPWNIYRMLQAADAFPVNIGFLGKGNTSQPQGLVEQVQAGAMGLKLHEDWGTTPATIDTCLTVADEYDVQVAIHTDTLNEAGFVEDTIAAFKHRAIHTYHTEGAGGGHAPDIIKVCGQSNVLPSSTNPTRPYTLNTLDEHLDMLMVCHHLDPAIPEDVAFAESRIRRETIAAEDILHDLGAFSMIASDSQAMGRVGEVIIRTWQTSHKMKVQRGTLSPRLVGEGLGERSDNFRAKRYIAKYTINPAITHGISEYVGSVEAGKLADLCLWKPAFFGVKPEIVIKGGMIAWAQMGDANASIPTPQPVHSRPMFGSFAGARNATSLTFVSQAGLEREIPQMLGLQKSAVSVSGTRQLTKQDLKLNDALPHIEVDPETYEVRADGELLTCEPATVLPMAQRYFLF, encoded by the coding sequence ATGAATTATAAAATGAACCGCCAAGCCTACTCTGAAACCTACGGACCAACAGTAGGAGACAAAATCAGATTAGCAGACACAGAACTATTTATAGAAGTAGAACAAGACTTCACCACTTATGGAGACGAAGTAAAATTTGGTGGCGGAAAAGTCATCAGAGACGGAATGGGACAATCCCCCATATCCAACGCCGACGGTGCAGTAGACTTAGTAATTACCAACGCCTTAATTTTCGATTGGTGGGGAATCGTGAAAGCAGATATTGGCATCAAAGACGGCAAAATTCACAAAATTGGTAAAGCCGGAAATCCCTATATTCAAGACAATATAGATATTATTATTGGACCCGGAACCGAAGCCTTAGCAGGGGAAGGAATGATTCTCACTGCGGGAGGAATAGATTCACATATTCATTTTATTTGTCCCCAACAGATTGAAGTAGCGATCGCATCTGGAATCACTACAATGATAGGAGGAGGAACAGGCCCCGCCACAGGCACAAACGCCACCACCTGCACTCCTGGACCCTGGAATATCTACCGAATGCTGCAAGCAGCCGACGCTTTTCCCGTCAATATCGGCTTTTTAGGCAAAGGTAACACCAGTCAACCCCAAGGACTAGTAGAACAAGTTCAAGCCGGTGCAATGGGGTTAAAACTCCATGAAGACTGGGGAACTACTCCCGCAACCATTGACACCTGTCTCACCGTTGCTGATGAATATGACGTACAAGTAGCAATTCACACTGACACCCTCAATGAAGCCGGATTTGTCGAAGATACTATTGCGGCTTTTAAACATCGTGCCATTCACACCTACCACACCGAAGGCGCAGGAGGAGGACACGCACCCGATATCATCAAAGTCTGTGGACAAAGCAACGTTTTACCATCTTCCACCAACCCCACCCGTCCTTACACCCTCAACACCCTAGATGAACATCTGGATATGTTAATGGTATGTCATCACCTTGATCCCGCAATTCCCGAAGATGTCGCTTTTGCGGAGTCGCGTATTCGTCGAGAAACCATCGCTGCTGAGGATATTCTCCACGATTTAGGGGCGTTTAGTATGATTGCTTCCGATTCCCAAGCCATGGGACGTGTCGGTGAGGTAATAATTCGTACTTGGCAGACATCACACAAAATGAAAGTACAGCGCGGAACACTCTCCCCTCGCCTTGTAGGAGAGGGGTTAGGGGAGAGGTCAGACAATTTCCGGGCGAAAAGATATATTGCTAAGTACACAATTAATCCGGCGATTACACATGGAATTTCTGAATATGTGGGGTCAGTAGAAGCGGGAAAATTAGCAGATTTATGTTTGTGGAAACCGGCATTTTTTGGAGTGAAACCAGAAATTGTGATTAAAGGGGGAATGATTGCTTGGGCGCAAATGGGTGATGCTAATGCTAGTATTCCTACACCGCAACCAGTACATTCCCGTCCTATGTTTGGCAGTTTTGCAGGTGCGAGGAATGCCACATCATTAACATTTGTTTCTCAAGCAGGTTTAGAAAGAGAAATTCCCCAAATGTTAGGTTTGCAAAAATCAGCAGTTTCAGTTTCAGGAACACGTCAATTAACTAAGCAGGATCTGAAATTAAATGATGCCTTACCTCATATTGAAGTAGATCCTGAAACATACGAAGTTCGTGCAGATGGTGAATTATTAACTTGTGAACCTGCGACAGTTTTACCAATGGCACAAAGATACTTTTTGTTTTAG
- a CDS encoding urease subunit beta, with the protein MIPGEIITQPGKIELNAGRPTTKLIVANTGDRPIQIGSHFHFYEVNTALHFDREKARGMRLNIPAGTAVRFEPGDEKEITLIPLVGTRQIYGFNNKINGNL; encoded by the coding sequence ATGATTCCCGGAGAAATAATCACCCAACCAGGCAAAATTGAATTAAATGCAGGTCGTCCAACTACCAAATTAATAGTAGCAAATACAGGAGACAGACCAATTCAAATTGGTTCACATTTCCATTTTTATGAAGTCAACACAGCCTTACACTTCGACAGAGAAAAAGCACGAGGAATGAGATTAAATATACCCGCCGGAACAGCCGTCAGATTTGAACCAGGAGACGAAAAAGAAATCACCCTCATCCCCCTCGTCGGTACACGCCAAATCTACGGATTCAACAACAAAATCAACGGAAACCTCTAA
- the rlmD gene encoding 23S rRNA (uracil(1939)-C(5))-methyltransferase RlmD has translation MTNTAWRQGEVIEIDISDLSDTGDGVGRFDQRVVFVPDTVRGDRVLVRLLQVKPKYAYGKLEQIVKRSPGRIRPSCIVADKCGGCQWQHINYDYQLIAKRNQVVQALERIGGFVQPPVEAVLGADSSLGYRNKVTYPLGVSATGQVQAGYYQKGSHQLINLNQCPVQDQRLNPMLAEVKQDMQKQGWSIYNERRHQGQIRHLGLRIGRRTGEMLLTLVVKDWKLPRIESQAQEWLQRYPQLVGVSLNRNSDRTNAIFGNETRCIAGVPALREIFAGLEFQVLPDTFFQVSTETAEALLKVIQSELNLQGHEVLVDAYCGIGTLTLPLAKQARQVTGLEVQSAAVEQAISNAQHNGINNVTFQIGAVEKILPDLGIIPDVVLLDPPRKGCEANVIKTLLDLKPSRIVYVSCKVATLARDLKLLCQDGTYTLTRVQPADLFPQTAHVEAVAFLVLSPLARS, from the coding sequence ATGACTAATACAGCTTGGCGACAGGGTGAAGTAATTGAAATTGATATTTCTGATTTGAGTGATACTGGTGATGGCGTGGGACGCTTTGATCAGCGTGTGGTCTTTGTTCCAGACACTGTCAGGGGCGATCGCGTGCTGGTGAGATTATTACAAGTTAAACCAAAATATGCTTATGGTAAACTGGAGCAGATAGTCAAACGCTCTCCAGGACGTATCCGACCCAGTTGCATTGTGGCTGATAAATGTGGTGGCTGTCAGTGGCAGCATATTAATTATGATTACCAATTGATAGCCAAGCGGAATCAGGTAGTTCAAGCTTTAGAACGTATTGGTGGGTTTGTTCAACCACCTGTAGAAGCTGTATTAGGGGCTGATTCATCCTTAGGTTATCGGAATAAAGTTACCTATCCTCTGGGTGTCTCAGCGACAGGCCAAGTACAAGCTGGTTATTACCAAAAAGGTAGCCACCAATTAATTAACTTAAATCAATGTCCAGTCCAAGACCAACGCTTAAATCCGATGCTGGCTGAAGTCAAGCAGGATATGCAAAAGCAAGGTTGGTCAATTTACAACGAACGTCGTCACCAAGGACAAATTCGCCATCTGGGTTTACGTATTGGTCGTCGGACAGGTGAAATGCTGCTGACTTTGGTGGTGAAGGATTGGAAATTACCCAGAATAGAAAGCCAAGCACAAGAATGGTTGCAGCGATATCCCCAATTGGTGGGGGTGTCACTGAATCGGAATAGCGATCGCACAAATGCTATCTTTGGCAACGAAACTCGTTGTATTGCCGGAGTTCCTGCCCTGCGCGAAATATTTGCTGGGCTAGAATTTCAAGTACTCCCAGATACATTTTTTCAAGTATCCACCGAAACCGCAGAAGCCCTATTAAAGGTAATTCAGTCAGAACTCAATCTTCAAGGTCATGAAGTTCTAGTTGATGCCTACTGCGGCATTGGCACTTTAACCTTGCCTTTAGCCAAACAAGCCCGGCAAGTTACAGGGTTGGAAGTGCAATCAGCAGCCGTAGAACAGGCTATTTCCAATGCCCAACATAACGGAATTAATAATGTTACATTTCAAATAGGAGCAGTGGAGAAAATCCTGCCAGATTTGGGCATTATACCAGATGTTGTATTACTTGATCCGCCACGTAAAGGATGTGAAGCTAATGTCATCAAAACTTTACTTGACTTGAAACCATCTCGGATTGTTTACGTCAGTTGTAAAGTAGCTACCCTCGCCCGTGACCTCAAATTACTTTGTCAAGATGGAACATACACTCTTACTAGAGTACAGCCCGCTGATTTATTTCCCCAAACCGCTCACGTCGAAGCTGTCGCTTTTCTGGTATTATCACCTTTGGCTCGAAGTTAG